The proteins below are encoded in one region of uncultured Methanobrevibacter sp.:
- a CDS encoding histidinol-phosphate transaminase, with protein MYYINENVKNLFRIFDQNSREGYLRMDLNENPVGLSQDFIDEVLSKVTPEFVAKYPEQLEFTTKLAKFIGVEVENICLVNGSAEGIRYVIQAYSRPGGKILSVSPSYAMYDVYCEMYGRESVHVCYDENLEMNVNNIVDSINDDIDLVIILNPNNPVGDVYNYEDVDKILTACKKHECTLLIDEAYFYFYPNSFLNYALENEHVLLTRTFSKVFSLAGARLGYVVGQKKDIEIVQKLCTPHNVNAFGMAFAEAIIEKEGMLDQLVEKQLNGKKYLIDNLREKGYTVSAKEGNFVFIKPKHLDATCIVKKMKEDKKILIKVYKNVPNLGDCLRVSTGEIEMMDKFIDALEDIDL; from the coding sequence ATGTATTATATAAATGAAAATGTTAAAAATTTATTTAGAATTTTTGATCAAAACTCCCGTGAAGGGTATCTTCGTATGGATTTAAACGAAAATCCAGTTGGATTATCTCAGGATTTTATTGATGAAGTACTTTCTAAAGTTACTCCTGAATTTGTAGCAAAATATCCTGAGCAATTAGAGTTCACTACGAAATTAGCCAAATTTATTGGTGTTGAAGTTGAAAATATTTGTCTTGTAAATGGTTCTGCAGAAGGGATTCGGTATGTTATACAAGCATATAGTCGGCCAGGAGGTAAAATATTGTCTGTTAGTCCGTCATACGCGATGTATGATGTATATTGTGAAATGTATGGTCGTGAAAGCGTACATGTCTGTTATGATGAAAATTTGGAAATGAATGTAAATAATATTGTTGATTCAATTAATGATGATATTGATTTAGTAATCATTTTAAATCCAAATAATCCTGTAGGGGATGTATATAATTATGAAGATGTGGATAAAATATTAACTGCTTGTAAAAAACATGAATGCACTTTATTAATAGATGAAGCTTACTTTTACTTTTATCCGAACTCATTTCTAAATTATGCTTTAGAAAATGAGCATGTATTACTAACAAGGACTTTTTCTAAAGTATTTTCTCTTGCTGGAGCACGTTTGGGATATGTTGTAGGCCAAAAAAAAGATATTGAAATCGTTCAAAAATTATGTACTCCTCATAATGTCAATGCTTTTGGAATGGCGTTTGCTGAAGCAATTATTGAAAAAGAGGGTATGCTTGATCAACTCGTTGAAAAACAATTAAATGGTAAAAAGTATTTAATTGATAATTTACGAGAAAAAGGATATACTGTAAGTGCTAAAGAGGGTAATTTTGTTTTCATTAAACCAAAACATCTCGATGCTACTTGTATTGTAAAAAAAATGAAAGAAGATAAAAAAATTTTAATTAAGGTTTATAAAAATGTCCCTAATTTAGGTGATTGTTTACGAGTCTCTACTGGTGAAATTGAAATGATGGATAAATTCATTGATGCTTTAGAAGATATTGATTTATAG